One window of Thermococcus sp. JdF3 genomic DNA carries:
- a CDS encoding beta-ribofuranosylaminobenzene 5'-phosphate synthase family protein, giving the protein MLIRTPRRLHLGLIDPSATFGRRFGSLGVALEGGYEVRIVEGEAMKVIADGEDRETIEFAIKRMNSAYETGVNYIVEVRRAIPRHVGLGSTTQLSLAVGTAIARLNNINVPIEELAKVLGRGRNGGAGIYSFAYGGFVMDGGVRDGIPPLIFREDFPPEWGFLLVIPELKPGLDEEEEKPVMASLAGRTDVAMEISHRILLGLLPALKERDVKTFGEHLSAIQRLVGKHFEPYQGGEFREDVKLMLDFLAENTYGYGQSSWGPTVYGLILRGDFERLSAEARDYLREHGIKAKVELGLPNNAGAEIIGESAFLERLIRSVGG; this is encoded by the coding sequence ATGCTGATCCGTACTCCGAGGAGGCTTCATCTGGGTCTCATCGATCCATCGGCTACCTTTGGAAGGCGCTTTGGGAGCCTCGGCGTTGCCCTCGAAGGCGGCTACGAGGTCAGAATCGTCGAGGGCGAGGCCATGAAAGTGATTGCAGATGGGGAGGACAGGGAAACCATCGAGTTCGCCATAAAGAGGATGAACTCCGCCTACGAGACGGGGGTTAACTACATCGTCGAGGTCAGGAGGGCTATCCCCAGACACGTCGGCCTCGGCTCCACGACCCAGCTCAGCCTGGCGGTCGGCACTGCCATAGCAAGACTTAACAACATTAACGTTCCAATCGAAGAGCTCGCCAAGGTTCTCGGCAGGGGAAGGAACGGCGGTGCTGGAATCTACTCCTTCGCCTACGGCGGGTTTGTCATGGACGGCGGCGTCAGGGACGGCATTCCTCCCCTCATATTCCGGGAGGACTTTCCACCCGAGTGGGGCTTCCTCCTGGTGATTCCGGAGCTCAAGCCGGGTCTCGACGAGGAGGAGGAAAAGCCCGTGATGGCGAGTCTTGCCGGAAGGACAGACGTCGCTATGGAGATAAGCCACAGAATACTGCTTGGCCTCCTGCCCGCTTTGAAGGAGAGGGACGTAAAAACCTTCGGTGAACACCTCTCCGCGATACAGCGGCTCGTGGGAAAGCACTTCGAACCGTACCAGGGCGGGGAGTTCAGGGAGGACGTTAAACTGATGCTCGACTTTCTCGCCGAAAACACCTACGGCTACGGCCAGAGCTCCTGGGGGCCAACGGTTTACGGGCTGATCCTCCGGGGTGACTTCGAGAGGCTCAGCGCCGAGGCCCGGGACTACCTCAGGGAGCACGGGATAAAGGCGAAGGTCGAGCTCGGCCTTCCGAACAACGCCGGCGCGGAGATAATCGGGGAGAGCGCGTTCCTCGAAAGGTTGATAAGGTCCGTGGGTGGTTAA